Within the Glycine soja cultivar W05 chromosome 3, ASM419377v2, whole genome shotgun sequence genome, the region taatattttttttaattttaatttgattcaattttatatattataccaaaattgaaatatctttcttttttagacaaacataattttaagattataataatttaaatcaatcttaatttgaattttatttttaaactttaaattttgtcGCAACATATAAATCAAGATGATATGTCTTCattttaatacattattttcataatattatattaaatttataaagttttatttctttaatttagtCCTATTTGATAAATGAAATgtttattattgaaaataaaaatatttgctactctctatattttttatgaactttatttaaattttaaaattaataatacgctatgaaccattaattttttatttaaatttaaaatacatttacaATACACGAAAACCTATtaacttaattttctttattgctcatttttcttttattaattttttcccaGATGATAATAGTATTATAATAAGGTTATGTGTGATAAAATTAGCTAAAAAACACTAGTTGgtagttgaaaattgaaaaactactttattaaattagaaatatttgataaaattaatcgttaaaataactaaaaaatataaaattgacagaaaaataataagaaaaattattaaatatatctaggataaaaataaaataaatataaaaaaataaaagttaaagactaatgttttaaaaaatgttaattgaaGTATCATGTCAAAATACGTcggttgtttttaaaaaatgtttgtttaTCAAACAGAATGTttcaattactaaaaaaattaaaaattaattaaaatattttgtcaagcataagttaaataatttgttttcttcttttattacaTCACACGTTATAGATGAGTGCTACTATGAAATGAGTTTTTATAATACAttacaattaataatttttttcctcttttattaCATCACACATTATGGATGTGTGCTATTATAAAATGAGTTTTTACATGAGATCACAATTAATAACCAGTGCATTAATGGAATATATAAGATTGATTtgataataaatgataaaaaaaatggagggAAAAGTATGGATTCAAATTTTctagttaacaaaaaaaaaattaataaaaataataattgttgttGCAGGTGAATTGTGCTGCTCCGGCGGTGCCATGGAGGAGGTAGCTATATGCGTATTATTGGATGTCAGGAGTGAATTTATGTCACAGTTTCAACGATGGATGTGTGTGTGGTCCATTAATAATTTAGCTGCCCTGAAGCTTCAGTTCAGTTCATTGTATGGTGCgtaaaaataacacaataattTGGTGCATGATGTGGTGCCTCTATATTTCGCTCTACATACTACGTTTTCTTCCTTCATCTTTCTTTTCCTGTTAGTTGATTGTTCATTTTGGACAGCGTTTTTcaatgtatttattaatttgattctaaGGGGAAaatctatattttaaatataaataaaaaatgacaataaaaagataaaaagtaactaatatattaaaaaagataaataaaaaaatagtttttttgttgaacaaaaatatacaaatgTGCTACGTGTTATGggatcataaatatttttcttttaccttGGAAGGAGCGTTTCTggatagtaataattaataaatatcataaatattttaaaatataaattttaaattactttcgGGTTTATTCTTCTCCAACATAGCTTGTTGGGATTGGAAGTTAActaatttaagtttaaaaatagtaaaagtgatctttgtttaataaaagtttgtaaaactacaaataacttttttatttttttgcaataGTTGAAAAACTGTGTTTCAATTTATATAAGTATGGAAAGAGAAATGAATATGCATGTGGCTtcttagtgaaaaaaaaataaaaataaaaggttaaTTGCTTTAAGAGACCATGGCCACAGGCATCGATAAACCGTATATATATAATGGTTactgattttaattatttaaagtgaTTGAAGAACTAATTATCAAATGAAATGTTGATTTTCATTAGAGAATGATCTTAATggaatttatgatattatatttattttttcatttacatttttaatataataaatatttttcataaattttttcaaagtaaattgtttaattaaaaattagtaagTTATGTGTGCTTTTAaaagtaacaaaatatttttatatcaggtaaaagttaaacaatttttcattttaaaaaatcttgtttaattaaacaattttatataattacaaatatcatgataaatttgttgattgttacataaattatctaaaaagttatactaatagtgatttttgattattttatagtgtaatttttttctcattgatAATCATAGTCATTAAACTCATCATTAAAACCTTAcattaggtaaaaaaaattaataaatatttttaaaataatagaaaataaaatataaaatttataatctaaatataacttttttatcgataaatattagttttcaattattagttttgttaaatttgtttaatcagattaaaaaaaatatttgatcaaGTTTATTATGTATTCTAAATTTTAACCAGTTAAAAAAGCAAGTTTATTAGACTATGATTAAACAAGCTTTTTTAATCAGTTAAATAAACTTAGAATTTTACTTAAAATGACATAATCAATCTAAACTTATTATGGTGTGTTTGAACAATTTGTTGCGTCAGAAAATAACTGGAATATTGTATATATGCATGTATTATCCTTCCATTATTTCCTGTATCTGGTGCAGTAGCTGGCCATACGTACATAAATGAAGAAGAGTTGAGTGGCACGTAAGTGGTTGAAGGCGTTAACCGGTGATGATTAAATACCCCTTCCCCTTCTAAATAAAGGCCATTTATAACCTCAAATTTATACTTTTCTTTCCGTATACTTCAGacgtaattaataattattaactttcttctttttattattatttttcttgccTTATTATAActgttgtgtaaaaaaaaattacctcaaaataattatcattttaaatttttatttatatttcttataatattaataataaataaaattataaatatattaataataatataatgttaattttgtaatttttttatctatttattatattttttatttatataaaataattgaagaagataacagaaaaataatatttttttcatatcccTTGCCCCATATTAACTTATTCACTCACTCTcattgtctatatatatatatatattgttagacACAGCTTAATTTGTGTCACAACTCAAAAAGGAAAGCTTtgaggtttgttggacattttagagTGGTGAGAGGATGGTGGGTGTTATTTCGTTGGTAACAGGAATGGCTGGTCCAAGTGGGTTTGGATCAGCTTCAACTGCAGAACAGGTTACTGAAGGAGTTGATGCCAGCAACCTCACTGCAATTATCACAGGTCAGTTTTCATTTGCAATTTCAGTATCCCTCTTTCAACATGTACAGATTAGTTTCATATATACAAGAATCATGGTATTATTCATCTTATTTCTTACACCTCATGTTATCAATCTGATTTCTTACGTGCATAGGAaacaatttttgtattttatcaaTCTGATTTCTTACACCTTATTTTAGTCCGTCTTCTCTGTGTATGCGGAAGTTTTTGGTCTGAGACTCGTGGACCACCTGCAGCTCATTTTGAAGTGCAGGGTGTAATTGAAATTAGTGTACGTGTTGATCTCTTTCAGGTTTATTGTACAAAAATAACCACTTTGTTTGGTTAACATGGCGCGATATATAATTTTGAGGCAATCATGTTCTTAAATATAAGTCAGCACATAAGATCGATATAGTAGTATAAAATTcgtaatatttatatatgaaagaataatttatttaatgataaaattcatgtttaatttcatctgaaattttaagttaataatatttatgtttaataaaaaaagtagtcTCTAATCCAGTATTAAAAGTACTAGTAAGATGTTGAATTTTTGGAcatgtgtaaaaaaattgttaggaaCGTTTacttgtgttttaattttttgttttcattgttttaattacaaaattgttactttatttttaatttatcttttgcttttaaagatttaattatatgaaaaatagtaaaaatattttttaagagattttTAGTTTCTGATTCCAAAAGTAccgtaaattaaaaaaaatgctttgcTTTGagataaaatcttataaaaataactatttcctAACAATTACATGATGAACTCCTTTCAATCCTCATTAAAATAATCACTTTAGaaattctcttaaaaatttgataagaataaacaattatttattcaaaatagaATAGATCAAATTAACATTTTATCCACAATCTTTTTTTCCCATGTACTAATTCTTTTATATGTTCCCTCCCTTTTTAATCTCTCTTTCTTTACATCACATTTGtaacttttactttttattttatttttccaccTCTCTCTTCTCTTCGTTTTACCCATCTCCCAAGTCCCACCACTCCTTACAGAGTGTAAGACAAACATTGATGAATAAAACATGgaagaaacataaaaattgtCCCAGCAGCGCATTGAAGTGAATGAAACATTGTTTTATCTTTAGAAATTTTTCCCTATGACTTGGGCGAATGAAACAAaagtaaaacatatatatagtatTTCATTATATTATAGACATATAGGAGattatatttcttattaaatGACTCCTcgtgattttatatttttttaataatttttcactaATAGTATTAATCGAGAATCTATTAACAAGAGTGTTTTTGTGAGTAATTAAACAAGAAACCAACATTAATTCaccaaaaacaattatattatagacataaaatttaacttatagtttttaaattaataaaaagcatttaatagaatataaatatagatatatgtaatattttaagagtcttgttaaaaaaaatcatttctatattttaggttaaattaaaaaaaaaagtaataattaagaTGTTATGCATGAATTTCAATTGTGTTATTTGAGACTCTGGGATTTCAATTGCACGAATTAAGAACTTTAGtatcattatataattttaatccgtAAGGTTAGTCTTTACTTAAATATCTAAGTTGACTCCAATTACTAAAACGTTTTAACTCtctttcataatttatataaatacgtTATTAAGTATTccaagataattatttttattagggGTAAAATTGCAATAACATGTTTTCAAAGCCaaacatcaaaattttattaaagataaaactagaataaaaatttcatatcttattaaaaactgaaaatgtCAATCAATTTTAATGGATGGTGTATGTTATATGTGGTGTGTGATGAAGTAACATTACAAAGTATcaccaaatgaataaatcaattgAAATAAGATTATTCCATCCGAGCTTTGATATATGCAACTAATTTGAATATTCAGAGAGGATTTTGCAACCAACACTAATCATATTCGGCTTGAAAATGAATTGTTTGTTCTAAATCACCACTATCTATGCATAAAATGCATTGCCTGTGTTAACATAGGATATTCTTCTGTTTTGCAAATTAAGCACTGAAAAAATAACGCAGGAGGAGCAAGTGGTATAGGATTGGAGACAGCACGAGTGTTGGCTCTTCGAAAGGTCCATGTCATCATTGCAGTACGAAACATGGTGTCTGCAAAAGAGGCTAAACAACAAATACTAGAGGAGAATGAGTCTGCACGAGTGGACATAATGAAGCTCGACCTTTGCTCAGTGAATTCTATTAGATCATTTGTGGACAACTTCATAGCTCTTGATCTTCCTCTCAacattttaatgtttgttttcTCGTTTAATTACTCGCAAACCTATACATTCTCTATCAATACTATTTGTgaagtttttttgaaaaatataaaatcataagaGTCATTTAATAAGAAGtagaatctaaaaaaaatattgttgtttcCAATGAACTTCGGCCAATATAGAGAATATGttcaaaaaaatatgttagaGAGTAtcttcatttttctaatttttcagtCCCCTACTTCTGTATCTCATTCTCAATTTTAGGTtgaattcattaattatatttgagttaGTCATTCCAAATATGGATAATAGCATTGGCTTTTCATGTCAGAAACAATGCTGGAGTGATGTTCTGCCCATTCAAGCTCTCAGAGGATGGCATTGAGATGCAATTTGCAACAAACCATATTGGTAATGTCTCAGCATTCCTGCAATTGCATAACATTTTTTGCTTTATCCCTTGGTGGTATTGTCTTTTCTAATCTTTTTCACTTTTCAGGTCATTTCCACTTATCAAACCTACTTCTTgacaaaatgaaacaaactgCAAAAGCCACTGGAATAGAGGGCAGGATCATAAATCTGTCATCAATTGCCCATAACTACACTTACAGAAAGGGGATTAGATTTAATAAGATCAATGAACGGAAAGGGTATTTTCACTTTGACTCCAATTGATTCTGCCCTGAATTTAGTGCTTCATGGCTGTGATTCTAATAAGTACaacttaacaattttttttctattgatatAACTTTTCAGTTACGGTAACAAGAAGGCGTATGGACAGTCCAAGTTAGCAAACATATTACATACAAATGAGCTTTCTCGTCGCCTGCAGGTCATCTATCTAATGTTGTGCTTCTCTGACCTTATCCGTAAACCTGATTAGAAGATAATAATATGCAAACAAACAAAGAGATAATGCCATAAAGGAGTGCTAGCAACACAAAGCTTCTAACATATATTCttctattagttaaaatttattgaaaattactaAATCATAGATgaattcattaaataagaagtgaAACCCTCAATTTTGTGATTTctaatgaattttaattgatggaataataaaaaatacgcCGTTATAGTATGTGTTGCTAACATTTTTTAATGTCACAATGCGTTTTTTAATGTCTTGTTTTTGTCTCGAATTTCTTCCATCGATCATATTAATAAGAGAAACTACAGAAAAACCATTTCCTTTCTTGATGATACCATGGATTGGAAAATTGAGAATATTCTAATTGCCTAGTCGTTAAACatgtattattttactttttggttCTGACATTTGTGTACAGGAAGAGGGTGTGAACATTACAGCAAACTCAGTCCACCCAGGAGTGATAATGACTCCTCTTATGAGACACTCTTCTTACCTTATGCGTATGTTAATTCTTCTTAAACACAAAACGACACAAGTAGAtgcagttttttttcttttaattacttCTTTGTAACGCCATAATATGATTTCTTGCAGACTTCCTCAAGGTCTTTACCTTTTACATATGGAAGAACGTCCCCCAGGTATTTTCTTTCACTCCATCATTTTAGGATTCCACTATTTATATAGGTGCAAAATGTTACATTTGAAAGGGTTCAAAAGTCCAAATATGTTGTCACTAATCATtgcctaattaaaaaaaaaaaatcatagggAGCAGCCACGACATGTTATGTTGCTCTCCACCCAAGCGTGAAAGGTGTAACTGGGAAGTACTTTGTGGATTGCAATCAATGCAAACCAAGTTCACATGCCAAAAACAAACAGCTTGCAAAGAAACTCTGGGATTTCAGTAACGATTTGATCAAATCAATCTCAAAAGCTTGAGTGCAACTTGCAGCAAGGTGCTTTTCTCCTTATGGAAATTAAAAGCATCGTTGTGGTCACCAGTTTATAAAAACTAACTCGTTATGCAATAAGAAGCACGTTACAGTTgtagttataattatttttcgttGTCTGAGGATGTTTCCAAACATTTCATTCCCCCACTGAACCCACCAGGTGTTTGTTGCATTTCTTTTCATCCAAACATTTATGTATCAAACATTTCATTTCATCCATAAGTTGTGGCTATAATCAAATACAATTATTAGCAATTTACTTGCTTATGTTTATACCATAATCCTTCTTGGTTAGTCCTCTAGTAGTGTTCATATCATGTTAGTAGTGTCGTGATAGAATTGGACGAACTGGAAACAATACCTCTCCTTCAGAGAATGACATGAAGGAGAGATCTTGAACACATGTTATAATAATATGTGTAATATACGAGATAAAtgtcatttttatataattaaaatttatattaaatattgttaaacacataataatatattatagatTTTGAGGATCTTGAACTTTCTTACAAAGACAAATGATCACATGTTTATAGAATCAACGAGTTTAGCTCAAACTCTTAgcctttgtttacaaaaaaggTCCACGTCAGATCGTGTTTAAGAGAAGCTCTTCCCAACCCAACTAGAAATTATCATATAATCTCGGACATTTATGTTCCTGCTCAATTTCCACTTGACACATAAAAATCTCGAGTGTGTCACGCAGAGATTGACCGATGTAATAATTTCTGTTCCCAGCGCCGCTAGAGGGTATGGAAATACCAATTACCGAGTTAATTTGCATCTGAAGGAGTTTGATCATGCTCCCACAAGCCCACAGCACGAACCACGCAAGCAGAAGCCGCTACAATCACCGCTGCAAAGACGGGTGGAACGATTAGATCAACCTTGGACCTCACGAACATATGAGCAGGGAAACACAGGATGTCACCTGGAACATCCAAGGGCATTCTAATGGACCCACCACTGCTGCACTTCTGAGAGAATTTAGAGGAAGGCGTTATGGCGGAGACAAACGCCACCTGCGGCGACATAGACGCCGCTGCCACCATCAACGTTAGCAGCGTTATCCACGTGGCGGCATAGGTTAGTACAGGCCATGAGAGGTGCATACGGACCATGTTTGAGAACCAGAAAAAAGACATCTTGGGAAGCTCTATGAGGTAGTTGAAATCGTGGGTGTTTCGGGTGGGCAATTTGTCTTTATAAACAAGACAGGAATGCAGTGAAATTGGTGCTGAACTACCTAATCATGACAACTACTTTTTGAGGATGTTGGTGATTTTGGTATGGAAAAAATTGTAAGAGATGGACCCATGAGCATTGAAGTGGAGCATGACTTGAGAGAGTCTTATGATGAGGGTGCTGACCAAGTTCTGAGGTATATAATTAGCCATTAGGCCGTGCTTTATGGGTTCGGTTTAGTCTACACTTCAGACCGGAGAGTGACTTCcgcaaaacattaaaaaatttaagagtaTTGCACACGTGGAAACATGGCAGTAGTTGGCAAAATAGTAGTTGTTAACAAAGGTCAAAAGGATTTTTCACATCATACCCGAGACATCCTCTCCAGGTTACATATATTGATCCGAAACAGATTTTAGAACCTACAAAAATGTGTCTGAATTTGGCTCATATGACATATTTCTAGGAATATTCTTCAGTGAATAACTATATATAGCCTCGTGACAAATGAGCTTATAACTTATAATGCGTATTTGCTTTAGTATTGGCCATTGGGAATTCATGTTTATGAGAAATTCACGTAAAAAAAACAATGCAAAAGCAACTATTAATTGCTTCGCGGAACCACGTCCAACCAGAGCGGTAACAAATGTGTTACCAAACACACTGATTTGTCACAATTTGTACAAGCTCATTCAACTGACCGAAATTTCACCACAAAAATAAAGACATAGTCCAGAGTGGACGTGCTACACGCGAGAAAGACAGACTGAGATTGTATACAAAAAATCTACAGTTTAAGCAGTTTTAAATTCGCTGACTGGTGGAGGGTGATGATGTCTTCCCGACCTTCAGAGCAAGCAATAGGAAAATGCAGAATGAGAAGCAAAGGAGAGCAAGCATAATCACAAGCACGGCTTTGAACGAGACGAGCGGGGCGAAAAAGAACACGATAGCAATTGTAGCGCATTGCCATATTTTTAGCTGAGCAAAAGCCCCTTCCTGCACAAGAAAGCAACATAGACTTGGcattaattataaaagaaaaatttaaataaaaaaaagtatcagAGCTAATGGAAAAATAGgtgattagagaaaaaaaaaaaaaaaaaaaaaaaaagccaagcAAAAAGCATGTGCAGTGTGAGAAGAATAACAGGGGGGTGTCTAAGTTGTGAATCAAATATGTGGTAATCAGTAGCTTAGAGACATGATGAACAAGCAAAATAActcaaacaaaacaacaatggAGAAGCAAAGTAAACATGTTAATAGGAGATCATTTGTATACCGTGTCATGCTTAAATAGTATTCCAATCAATGCATTAAGTTGTGTCATTAAAACTCCATCACCGATGCCCAATAAACCAGCCAAGAAGAGTATGTAAACAGTACCAAGCAATCCACTACTTATGCTGCATCAGGAGTGGCAAAGAAATAGGATTGATGAAATTGCATGGGGGAAATAAATTACATCAACTTCATTCAAGCAAAATTAATTACTACTTCTGACCTGAAATTTAGCAGAAGTAAGACTAATACGACTGCCTGAGCAAAAAGTCCAGCAGAAACTATTGTTGTAATAGATGTGAGACCAGAGGTGAGACGACCAGCAAGCAGAGAAAACTGAAATATTcatagaaattaagaaaataaaatagatccCATTAGAACTTATTTTGATGTGGCAAGGGGCTCTACATGTTAGACCACCCAAAAAATGTAGAACATGGCAGTTTCCACTGTCTAGATATTGGTATCAagacatttcaaaatataaataactaaataaataaaagaggaaaTAAGAAACAGATGCTCGTTAGCATGTTACTACTACAATGAaaggtaattttaaa harbors:
- the LOC114407002 gene encoding short-chain dehydrogenase TIC 32, chloroplastic-like, whose protein sequence is MVGVISLVTGMAGPSGFGSASTAEQVTEGVDASNLTAIITGGASGIGLETARVLALRKVHVIIAVRNMVSAKEAKQQILEENESARVDIMKLDLCSVNSIRSFVDNFIALDLPLNILINNAGVMFCPFKLSEDGIEMQFATNHIGHFHLSNLLLDKMKQTAKATGIEGRIINLSSIAHNYTYRKGIRFNKINERKGYGNKKAYGQSKLANILHTNELSRRLQEEGVNITANSVHPGVIMTPLMRHSSYLMHFLKVFTFYIWKNVPQGAATTCYVALHPSVKGVTGKYFVDCNQCKPSSHAKNKQLAKKLWDFSNDLIKSISKA
- the LOC114407003 gene encoding uncharacterized protein LOC114407003; the encoded protein is MSFFWFSNMVRMHLSWPVLTYAATWITLLTLMVAAASMSPQVAFVSAITPSSKFSQKCSSGGSIRMPLDVPGDILCFPAHMFVRSKVDLIVPPVFAAVIVAASACVVRAVGLWEHDQTPSDAN